Proteins from a single region of Platichthys flesus chromosome 16, fPlaFle2.1, whole genome shotgun sequence:
- the atad5a gene encoding ATPase family AAA domain-containing protein 5 → MAGVVAMASVIEDFDTQPCKKSRKDGGSPVVKTITNYFSPVAKPAEKPFSPPRSNNIMDYFSRRPPSSKEKNSPSEQSKENCQTSQSTEKHTGSEAAVKPPSQKRGRKAIKAARRLVEAESVSSRGESDCVITDEPEQCKDSAAEVTSSCGVLGSDTAALLAQLSAETSDSGGASERSVTVEQTEKHDHDNGSQCGKKLKPELKSMPSSPPVPSRDKAKQVKTGARNSKKKHQQEAKQPEPEEKEAETSLCEVNMEINEDQALQSRHSTVTVSYEDFVRSQSRDKDGQGKDEESEITSYAEEMKNDHLKTVGAEEPLIQISPRTVTIQAQVHAVSPKQEAVKAVGKLASIFSKRKGPVSPGEAVSSSPQTEAEHQLPSTVLSVKRKSNVVLQEEDLELAVLDSESTPKCTVVERKQFMAAFKQPSLDGSKTKPVKCQGKQKQPGEKDSDAAAEKDAEEDRVIPLTVEQVPADSKENSVPKKKPARKGRKKAKDENQSVTTSVSVTPAPPPPVEEALVMINDDKEEEPAIPPVRRSRREASVKQETKSTPGRKTRKHPKSKDAAGSAASPDCPAQMSTPKTRKSKHGVFVAEMVFEPDTKESPIRIKFTRILRNVSGSKAESGSGINTSVATKTSKKRKQAKKLVEKAKVIQQSKKSAVRRSSRNEASSKKSYSENEDSIICLEEDKTATRVALEKSKARKRLRSLNDVLGKASPAGKETKAVPACKGASLGQEKSSRKVSGVISIFDEGSREGSENSEDDEQFKARRDFLKSGLPETFRKQIAKTAATKEAYSVSCASFQPVIHMTQPPKDCPLWNLPWPESPLLSQLKPLRSPTSSFPSFCGSLSLKTEPARRDLFERGSGWRPEISESVRRLLIEEVRTCNPAFPIQMFISRFLKRRTDHQQLSSASETAPTVGSKRKRMDDEGENRVKVAKKQRGLSEESVSTSEPEPTKRGGHSRRVQRSKQETEAKEKARPCNTAAPILSEDDSVIMLDDDTVENDVVKEEVLWTEKYQPQHSSDIIGNTASVRRLHSWLKEWKLRADRDERKKQKDKKQEEGSKDSDWDCGEEDSQDAEDMCNSMLITGPTGIGKTAAVYACAQELGFKVFEVNASSQRSGRLILSQLREATQSHQVDSQGVNSQKPTYFNSYSTSSSAVRPGSSPRKTNSPRRVVSSPRKPPQSPRGAKKGALAPTSLANFFKKGRPADKEQLNIKKNEQMAASKKVVKISNEVANKHKDLTVKSPAATTPKDNSEEQSKKTATSLILFEEVDVIFDEDSGFLAAIKTFMTTTKRPVILTTSDPAFSAMFDGYFEEIYFKTPSVLNLSSYLQLLCLAEDMRTDLSDISSLLRLNGCDIRQSLLQLQFWTRSAGGRHVTSSQTHTDNKAGLKPETDGEATETSVPAALPPCDTGCTESRLGLLNVEPEIDIWELLKSQSLQEPVCWELLIDCRRRGVDLLYSNMEKLLPLPLTQLTAPIRKPEKSVSESQDHPSVDPKKQPSSTCLTSDTLLSHAGLLHVTESGNCSDDGSPIKVSNRMKKNKRRHCVPGQDGLNSDSDSEESFLSLSKPQGDLQAKEEVKERLVSERVKRKQLTPEERMKSVPVSQCLASIADFLDNMSYLDSSLHVHPEGGDDHSRMTPGGAVVKDGMTDESRVETDRGSWETGERVLEIQSAVEALSFHRCWCSAAEAWDKAQQLEGELGHEAAGELTLPVAPHREGYSFSQEGPCKPQLVQLRREVMEGLTLKGVAGALGNRPAAALDYLPVLRTICRSERMKEKGKVKRRFLHYLDAIHLGLDKTTLQHLAEDFP, encoded by the exons ATGGCTGGTGTTGTGGCTATGGCATCTGTCATTGAGGATTTTGACACGCAG CCTTGCAAGAAATCCCGCAAAGATGGTGGCAGTCCGGTTGTTAAGACAATCACAAACTATTTCTCTCCTGTGGCCAAGCCTGCGGAGAaacccttctctcctcctcggtCAAACAACATCATGGACTACTTCAGCAGGAGACCTCCATCctccaaagaaaagaacagccCGTCGGAACAGTCTAAAGAGAACTGTCAGACATCTCAGTCTACCGAGAAACACACCGGCTCAGAGGCAGCAGTGAAACCGCCATCTCAGAAACGGGGAAGAAAGGCCATCAAAGCTGCTAGAAGACTTGTGGAGGCTGAAAGTGTTAGCTCGAGAGGGGAGTCGGACTGCGTGATTACAGATGAACCAGAGCAGTGCAAAGACTCAGCAGCGGAGGTGACCAGTAGCTGTGGGGTGCTTGGTAGTGATACAGCAGCTCTGTTGGCCCAGCTTAGTGCCGAGACTTCTGACAGTGGTGGGGCATCAGAGAGGAGTGTCACTGTTGAACAGACTGAAAAACATGATCATGACAATGGTTCCCAGTGTGGTAAAAAACTTAAACCAGAGCTGAAGAGCATGCCCTCATCTCCACCTGTACCTTCGAGAGATAAGGCAAAACAGGTTAAAACTGGTGCACGGAATTCCAAGAAGAAGCATCAACAGGAGGCAAAGCAACCAGAACcagaggagaaagaggcagagaccTCTCTGTGTGAGGTTAACATGGAGATTAATGAAGATCAGGCCTTACAGTCAAGACACAGCACGGTCACAGTATCCTATGAGGATTTTGTGCGAAGTCAGAGTCGGGACAAAGATGGACAGGGCAAAGACGAGGAAAGTGAAATCACATCATatgcagaggaaatgaaaaatgatcatTTGAAAACTGTGGGGGCTGAGGAGCCATTAATCCAAATCTCACCCCGAACTGTAACCATCCAGGCTCAGGTGCATGCAGTCTCACCCAAACAGGAAGCAGTCAAAGCTGTTGGAAAGTTAGCTTCTATCTTTAGCAAGAGAAAGGGGCCAGTGAGCCCTGGAGAAGCAGTATCATCATCTcctcagacagaggctgaacaccaacTTCCATCTACCGTGCTGAGTGTCAAAAGGAAATCCAATGTGGTTCTTCAAGAGGAGGACCTAGAGCTGGCTGTGCTTGATAGTGAATCCACGCCAAAGTGCACCGTGGTGGAGAGGAAGCAGTTCATGGCTGCCTTCAAACAGCCCAGCCTGGACGGGTCCAAAACCAAACCAGTGAAGTGTCAGGGCAAGCAGAAGCAACCTGGAGAGAAGGATTCagatgctgcagcagagaaagatGCTGAGGAGGACCGCGTCATCCCTCTCACTGTTGAGCAAGTCCCGGCGGACTCTAAGGAAAACAGTGTACCTAAAAAGAAACCAGCAAGAAAAGGCAGGAAGAAGGCTAAGGATGAAAATCAGTCTGTCACCACCTCTGTTTCTGtgactcctgctcctcctcctcctgtggagGAAGCGTTAGTCATGATCAATGATGATAAAGAGGAGGAGCCCGCCATCCCACCTGTGAGGAGGTCCAGAAGAGAGGCTTCAGTCAAGCAAGAAACCAAATCCACTCCTGGAAGAAAAACCAGAAAACATCCCAAGTCAAAGGatgctgctggttctgctgcttCCCCTGACTGCCCTGCACAGATGTCCACCCCAAAGACACGGAAGTCCAAGCATGGAGTCTTTGTAGCAGAGATGGTGTTTGAGCCTGACACAAAAGAAAGTCCGATCAG GATTAAATTTACTAGGATCCTTAGAAATGTTTCTGGGTCAAAGGCTGAAAGTGGAAGTGGCATTAACACGTCTGTGGCCACTAAA aCATCAAAAAAACGGAAGCAGGCAAAGAAGTTGGTGGAGAAAGCCAAAGTGATACAGCAGAGTAAGAAAAGTGCCGTCAGGCGTTCTTCACGAAATGAGGCGTCCTCTAAGAAGAGCTACTCTGAAAATGAG GATTCTATCATCTGCCTGGAGGAGGACAAGACTGCCACTCGGGTGGCACTAGAAAAGAGTAAAGCCCGGAAACGTTTGCGAAGTCTAAATGATGTTCTTGGCAAAGCCTCACCAGCTGGCAAAGAGACAAAGGCTGTCCCAG CCTGTAAAGGGGCCTCACTGGGCCAAGAGAAGAGTTCTAGGAAGGTGTCAGGAGTGATTTCAATCTTTGATGAGGGCAGCCGAGAGGGCTCTGAAAACTCTGAGGACGATGAGCAATTCAAGGCTCGGAGAGACTTTTTGAAGAGTGGTCTCCCAGAGACCTTCAGGAAGCAGATAGCCAAGACCGCTGCCACAAAAGAGGCATACTCTGTCTCCTGCGCCTCCTTCCAGCCAGTCATTCACATGACGCAACCACCAAAGG ATTGCCCTCTTTGGAATCTACCGTGGCCTGAATCTCCGTTACTGTCTCAACTGAAACCGCTTCGAAGCCCAACTTCCTCCTTTCCATCCTTTTGTGGCTCCTTGAGTTTGAAGACTGAACCAGCTCGTAGAGACTTATTTGAAAGG GGTTCAGGCTGGAGACCTGAGATCTCTGAAAGTGTTCGCCGGCTTCTCATCGAGGAGGTCAGGACCTGTAACCCTGCCTTCCCTATTCAGATGTTCATCAGTCGCTTCCTGAAGAGACGCACTGACCACCAGCAGCTTAGCTCTGCCTCAG AAACGGCACCAACAGTAGgaagcaagaggaagaggatggatgACGAAGGGGAGAACAGAGTGAAGGTTGCTAAGAAGCAGCGGGGCCTTTCAGAAGAGAGCGTTTCCACGTCTGAGCCAGAGCCAACGAAAAGAGGAGGCCACTCGAGACGGGTGCAGAGATCCAAGCAGGAGACGGAGGCAAAAGAGAAAGCCAGGCCCTGTAACACAGCTGCTCCCATCTTGTCTGAGGACGACTCTGTGATTATGCTGGATGACGACACTGTGGAAAACG ATGTGGTGAAGGAGGAAGTGTTGTGGACAGAAAAATATCAGCCCCAGCACTCCAGTGACATCATAGGCAACACTGCCTCAGTGAGGAGGCTGCACAG TTGGCTGAAGGAATGGAAACTCCGTGCAGACCGAGATgagagaaaaaagcagaaagacaagaaacaagaGGAAGGCAGCAAGG ACTCAGACTGGGACTGTGGAGAGGAGGACTCGCAGGATGCAGAGGACATGTGTAATTCAATGCTGATCACCGGACCCACTGGAATAGGAAAGACTGCTGCCGTCTACGCATGTGCCCAGGAGCTGGGCTTCAAG GTATTTGAGGTGAACGCTTCGTCTCAGCGGAGCGGCCGACTTATTCTGTCCCAGCTGAGGGAAGCCACTCAGTCACACCAGGTGGACAGCCAGGGGGTCAACTCCCAAAAACCCACCTACTTCAACAGCTACAGCACAAGCAGCAGCGCTGTCAGGCCTGGATCCTCTCCTA GAAAGACCAACTCTCCTCGCAGGGTGGTTTCCTCTCCCAGGAAACCTCCCCAGTCGCCAAGAGGTGCCAAAAAAGGTGCTCTGGCTCCCACCTCTTTGGCCAACTTTTTCAAAAAGGGTCGACCCGCCGACAAGGAGCAACTAAACATTAAGAAGAATGAACAAATGG CTGCTTCAAAGAAAGTTGTGAAAATAAGTAATGAGGTTGCCAATAAGCATAAAGACCTCACAGTGAAGTCCCCAGCAGCTACGACCCCTAAAGACAACAGTGAAGAACAGAGCAAGAAGACGGCCACCTCGCTCATCCTGTTTGAAGAGGTGGATGTTATTTTCGATGAAGACTCTGGGTTTCTAGCTGCCATCAAGACCTTCATGACCACTACCAAGAGGCCTGTCATCCTCACTACCAGTG ATCCTGCTTTCAGCGCCATGTTCGACGGCTACTTTGAAGAGATCTACTTTAAAACACCATCAGTG TTAAATTTGAGCAGctacctgcagctgctgtgtctgGCTGAAGACATGAGAACAGACCTGTCAGACATCAGCTCCCTGCTCAGGCTCAATGGCTGTGACATCCGGCAGAGTTTACTACAGCTGCAGTTCTGGACTCGCAGTGCAGGGGGTCGCCATGTAAccagctcacagacacacactgacaacaaag CTGGACTGAAGCCGGAGACGGACGGAGAGGCAACAGAGACGTCTGTCCCGGccgctctccctccctgtgaCACTGGCTGCACTGAGAGCAGACTGGGCCTCCTGAATGTCGAACCTGAGATAGACATCTGGGAGCTGCTTAAG agccagagtctgcaggAGCCGGTCTGCTGGGAGCTGCTGATAGACTGCAGGCGACGAGGCGTGGATCTGCTTTATTCCAACATGGAGAAACTCTTACCTCTACCACTCACACAGTTGACTGCTCCAATCCGCAAGCCAGAGAAATCAGTTTCTGAATCACAAGACCACCCTTCTGTTGATCCCAAAAAGCAGCCGTCATCCACCTGCCTGACGTCTGACACGCTGCTATCTCATGCCGGGTTACTGCACGTGACAGAGTCCGGTAATTGCTCGGATGATGGCAGTCCAATTAAAGTTTCCAACAGaatgaagaagaacaagaggagGCACTGTGTGCCTGGCCAGGATGGACTGAACTCGGACTCGGACTCAGAGGAAAGTTTTCTGTCATTGTCCAAACCTCAGGGGGATCTTCAGGCGAAGGAGGAAGTTAAAGAGAGGTTAGTTTCAGAAAGGGTGAAAAGGAAGCAGCTGACCCCTGAAGAGCGCATGAAAAGTGTCCCAGTCTCACAGTGTCTAGCATCAATAGCAGACTTTTTAGACAACATGTCCTACTTGGACTCCTCCTTGCATGTCCATCCAGAAGGAGGAGACGATCACAGTAGAATGACACCAGGCGGTGCAGTGGTTAAAGACGGGATGACAGATGAGTCGAGGGTCGAGACTGACAGAGGGAGCTGGGAGACGGGAGAGCGCGTCTTGGAGATCCAGTCTGCCGTGGAGGCACTGAGCTTCCACAGGTGttggtgttcagctgcagaggcCTGGGACAAAGCCCAGCAGCTGGAAGGAGAGCTTGGAcatgaggctgcaggagaactCACTCTCCCTGTGGCCCCTCATCGTGAAGGTTACAGCTTCTCTCAGGAGGGTCCCTGCAAACCACA GCTGGTCCAGCTGAGGAGAGAAGTGATGGAGGGTCTGACACTGAAAGGAGTGGCTGGTGCTCTGGGAAACAGACCAGCGGCTGCTCTGGACTATTTGCCAGTGCTACGCACCATCTGCAGAtcagagaggatgaaggagaaggGCAAAGTTAAACGGAG GTTTCTGCACTACCTTGATGCAATCCACCTTGGTCTTGACAAAACCACACTACAGCACCTCGCTGAAGACTTCCCCTGA
- the adap2 gene encoding arf-GAP with dual PH domain-containing protein 2, translating into MANRERNKKILLELVKLPDNNMCADCGASDPEWAPYKLGVFVCLNCSGVHRSLSSHVKSIRLDFWDDELVEFMKSKGNASAQALYEKAVPPYYYRPREKDSVVLREQWILAKYERLEFKGEMKYPPIPYTTGFYEGWLWKKGKENTQFLKRKFVLSERQFTLTYYNKENESKGPKAVISIKDLNATFQSEKIGHPHGLQLTYQDADHTRNLYVYHERPEEIVTWYNAIRAARYAYLKTAYPTGSDEELIPKITRNYLKEGYMEKTGPLQKELFKKRWFILDSQNRKLFYFKGPLDAEELGVIFVGTESNGYSVRACIPKNARGNKWQCGLMMQTPERQFVFMCEQEREQREWLNALRQVLYRPMAPQDYAIEANLQYKQ; encoded by the exons ATGGCAAACAGAGAGCGAAACAAAAAGATCTTACTGGAGCTCGTGAAGCTGCCGGACAACAACATGTGTGCGGACTGCGGTGCGTCAG ATCCAGAATGGGCACCCTACAagctgggtgtgtttgtgtgtctgaactGCTCTGGTGTCCACCGCAGCCTGTCCAGCCACGTGAAATCCATCAGGCTGGACTTCTGGGATGATGAGCTGGTGGAG TTCATGAAATCCAAGGGCAATGCCAGCGCCCAGGCACTGTATGAGAAAGCTGTTCCACCGTACTACTATCGGCCAAGGGAGAAGGACTCTGT GGTCCTGAGAGAGCAGTGGATCCTGGCCAAATACGAGAGATTGGAATTCAAAGGGGAAATGAAGTATCCACCGATTCCATACACAACAG GTTTCTATGAAGGGTGGCTGtggaagaaaggaaaagagaacaCGCAGTTTTTGAAGAGGAAGTTCGTGCTGTCAGAGAGACAATTCACACTGACTTACTACAACAAGGAAAAT GAGTCCAAAGGGCCCAAAGCTGTGATCTCCATCAAGGACCTGAACGCCACTTTTCAGTCGGAGAAGATTGGTCATCCTCACGGGCTTCAGCTCACCTACCAAGACGCCGATCACACCAGGAACCTCTATGTCTACCACGAGAGACCTGAG gAAATAGTCACATGGTACAACGCCATTCGCGCCGCTCGCTATGCATATCTGAAAACAGCATATCCGACTGGGAGCGATGAAGAA CTGATACCAAAGATAACGAGAAACTACCTCAAAGAGGGATACATGGAAAAGACAGGGCCGCTA CAGAAGGAGCTGTTCAAAAAGAGGTGGTTTATTTTGGACTCTCAAAACAGGAAATTGTTCTACTTCAAAGGCCCGCTG GACGCAGAGGAGTTGGGGGTAATTTTCGTCGGCACAGAGAGCAACGGTTACTCTGTGAGAGCGTGCATCCCGAAGAATGCTCGGGGAAACAAGTGGCAGTGTGGCCTGATGATGCAGACCCCTGAGCGACAGTTTGTCTTCATGTGCgagcaggagagggagcagagagagtgGCTGAATGCTCTCAGACAGGTCCTGTACAGGCCCATGGCGCCGCAGGACTATGCCA TTGAAGCCAACCTCCAATATAAACAATGA